A region from the Geobacter benzoatilyticus genome encodes:
- a CDS encoding chromate transporter, protein MGPLITIAWTFLKIGLVFVGGGYVLIPLLHRIMVDQYRWLTLKEFLDGVAISQLTPGPLAILATFTGYRAGGFAGALVGTAAIFLPCTALMIFLSRRYERLRNIRLIREVLDGVIPAVVGLVAAAGWQLGTTSLVSVRDFVIFAAGFAILQFTKVSPLFVILGAGALGYFLHFQ, encoded by the coding sequence ATGGGGCCTCTCATCACCATCGCCTGGACGTTCCTGAAGATCGGCCTGGTTTTCGTGGGCGGAGGGTATGTCCTGATCCCTCTTTTGCACCGGATAATGGTGGATCAGTACCGCTGGCTCACCCTGAAGGAGTTTCTGGACGGCGTGGCCATCTCCCAACTCACCCCCGGCCCCCTGGCGATTCTCGCCACCTTCACCGGCTATCGGGCCGGTGGCTTTGCCGGCGCCCTGGTGGGGACCGCCGCCATTTTTCTTCCCTGCACGGCGCTCATGATTTTCCTCTCGCGGCGCTATGAGCGGCTGCGGAATATCCGCCTGATCCGCGAGGTGCTGGACGGCGTCATCCCGGCCGTGGTGGGGCTGGTGGCGGCCGCGGGGTGGCAGCTTGGCACTACCTCCCTGGTTTCAGTGAGGGATTTCGTCATCTTCGCCGCCGGTTTCGCCATCCTCCAGTTCACTAAGGTGAGCCCCCTGTTCGTCATCCTCGGCGCCGGGGCGCTGGGGTATTTTCTCCATTTTCAGTAA
- a CDS encoding radical SAM protein, producing the protein MKRKTLPKLLYADAQGNIFDHPTLCMAGMSGPEAVLPEGVELIPLPEGSRLFTIPDTPPMAWDEKQHRFVTVATVREGRRTLPVQAVSAFMAPGYVRTLLPACDYGRKKVHLPLWSYTAVGWDEERDCFVVAASRVDTNDNWNPNNYDDRKLDPLVRQRLAEMPNNRLLEQLARCAVDYHCFAAKNLFFRRWEAPLPTSPACNSRCLGCISLQPSDCCPSNHERIGFVPTPEEIVELALPHLEQAPEPIVSYGQGCEGDPIMQADTVAEATRRLKKATSRGIVNFNSNGSFPDRIAMLCDAGMDSMRFSMNSVRDEFYDKYYRPVGYRFADVRESVRLAKERGLFVMINYLVSPGLSDNADEVEALLRFIGDTGVDMIQMRNLSIDPDFYNKRMGVTGRGIGMYRMLERVKREFPRIQYGYYNRTRDNFYPEGLEKSWPIR; encoded by the coding sequence ATGAAACGAAAAACCCTTCCCAAACTCCTCTACGCCGATGCGCAGGGGAACATCTTCGACCACCCGACCCTTTGCATGGCCGGCATGAGCGGCCCCGAGGCGGTGCTCCCCGAAGGGGTGGAGCTGATCCCGCTCCCCGAGGGGAGCCGGCTCTTCACCATTCCCGATACCCCCCCCATGGCCTGGGACGAGAAGCAACACCGTTTCGTGACCGTGGCCACGGTCCGGGAGGGGCGGCGAACCCTGCCGGTGCAGGCGGTGTCGGCCTTCATGGCACCGGGGTACGTGCGGACCCTGCTCCCCGCCTGCGATTACGGCAGGAAGAAGGTGCACCTGCCGCTTTGGTCCTACACCGCCGTGGGGTGGGACGAGGAGCGGGACTGCTTCGTGGTGGCCGCCTCCCGGGTGGATACCAACGACAACTGGAACCCGAACAACTACGACGACCGGAAGCTGGACCCCCTGGTGCGGCAGCGGCTGGCGGAGATGCCCAACAACCGCCTCCTGGAGCAGCTTGCCCGCTGCGCCGTGGATTACCACTGCTTCGCCGCCAAGAACCTCTTCTTCCGCCGCTGGGAGGCGCCGCTTCCCACGTCGCCGGCCTGCAACTCCCGGTGTCTGGGGTGCATCAGCCTCCAGCCCTCGGACTGCTGCCCCTCCAACCACGAGCGGATCGGCTTCGTTCCCACGCCGGAGGAAATCGTGGAGCTGGCCCTGCCCCATCTGGAACAGGCGCCGGAGCCCATCGTCTCCTACGGCCAGGGGTGCGAGGGGGACCCCATCATGCAGGCCGACACCGTGGCCGAGGCGACCCGGCGGCTAAAAAAGGCCACCAGCCGGGGAATCGTGAATTTCAACTCCAACGGCTCCTTCCCCGACCGGATTGCCATGCTCTGCGACGCGGGGATGGATTCCATGCGCTTTTCCATGAATTCGGTGCGGGATGAGTTCTACGACAAGTACTACCGGCCGGTGGGGTACCGCTTCGCCGATGTGAGGGAGTCGGTGCGGCTGGCCAAGGAGCGGGGGCTCTTCGTGATGATCAATTACCTGGTCTCGCCGGGGCTCTCGGACAACGCCGACGAGGTGGAGGCGCTCCTGCGGTTCATCGGCGACACCGGCGTCGACATGATTCAGATGCGGAACCTCTCCATCGACCCCGACTTCTACAACAAGCGGATGGGGGTCACGGGGCGGGGGATCGGCATGTACCGGATGCTGGAGCGGGTGAAGCGGGAATTCCCCCGGATCCAGTACGGCTACTACAACCGGACCAGGGATAACTTTTACCCGGAGGGGCTGGAGAAGAGCTGGCCGATTCGCTAG
- a CDS encoding AAA family ATPase, giving the protein MAKNVLRHKLIVIAGPNGSGKTTFTNQVLRHDWSDGCIFINPDEIAKNEFGDWNSPEAVMKAAARAQELREECLLGKRSMLLETVFSVPEKLDFIKRAKEADFFIRFFFIGTDSPAINAARVARRVMAGGHDVPIAKIISRYQRSIANSALAISMVDRAYVYDNSIDDREPKKLFRTRDGRVFKTYRDLALHEWASMVVEGVPA; this is encoded by the coding sequence ATGGCGAAAAACGTTCTCAGGCATAAGCTGATTGTAATTGCGGGGCCAAACGGCTCGGGCAAGACAACCTTCACGAACCAGGTCCTCAGGCACGACTGGTCGGATGGCTGCATTTTCATCAATCCCGATGAGATCGCAAAGAATGAATTCGGGGACTGGAACTCTCCCGAAGCCGTCATGAAAGCTGCAGCCAGGGCTCAGGAACTCAGAGAGGAATGCCTGCTGGGAAAACGGAGCATGCTCCTGGAAACGGTTTTCTCCGTCCCGGAAAAACTGGATTTTATCAAGCGGGCGAAAGAGGCTGACTTTTTCATCCGCTTTTTTTTCATCGGCACCGACAGCCCCGCCATCAACGCAGCCCGCGTCGCCAGACGGGTCATGGCGGGCGGTCACGATGTCCCCATCGCCAAGATCATTTCCCGCTACCAGCGCTCCATTGCCAACAGCGCCCTGGCGATATCAATGGTTGACCGGGCATATGTTTACGACAACTCGATCGACGACCGCGAACCCAAAAAGCTCTTCCGCACCAGGGATGGACGGGTATTCAAGACCTACCGCGATCTGGCTCTGCATGAGTGGGCCAGCATGGTAGTGGAAGGGGTGCCGGCCTAG
- a CDS encoding acylphosphatase gives MTKIRAIVTVKGLVQGVAFRHHTVQQALRLGVTGWVRNLHNGDVQGCFEGEEPGVQALVQWCHHGPSRARVDRVIVEREEFRGEFSGFDVRY, from the coding sequence ATGACGAAAATTCGCGCCATCGTCACCGTCAAGGGGCTCGTGCAGGGGGTCGCCTTCCGCCACCACACGGTCCAGCAGGCACTGCGTCTCGGGGTCACGGGGTGGGTGAGAAATCTCCACAACGGCGATGTCCAGGGGTGCTTCGAGGGGGAGGAGCCCGGCGTCCAGGCCCTCGTGCAGTGGTGCCACCACGGCCCCTCCCGCGCCAGGGTCGACCGGGTGATCGTGGAACGGGAGGAATTCCGGGGAGAATTCAGCGGGTTCGACGTGCGGTACTGA
- the ligA gene encoding NAD-dependent DNA ligase LigA: MDKPAAVRRIAELRAEIRRHDHLYYVLDRPELTDAEYDLIYRELVKLEAEFPDLVTTDSPTQRVGGAPLDKFEQVTHRIPMLSLENAFTDGDIAEFDDRVKRFLGLSGAEEISYVCEPKLDGLAVELIYENGTLTVGSTRGDGVVGENVTQNLKTVKSIPLRLEGDNPPELLEVRGEVFLPLAAFQRLNAQREEEGEPPFANPRNAAAGSLRQLDSRITARRPLAMFCYAPGELRGVDFDSQWEFLSALRQQGLPVTSLTRQVTGVAGVLAYYREMTEQRDTLPFEIDGVVVKVDSFPLQRELGEKSRSPRWAVAVKFPPRQAVTVIEDVVPSVGRTGVITPTANLRPVEVSGVTVSRATLHNWEEMERKDIRIGDTVVIERAGDVIPAVVRVLTEKRTGSERFLPIPAACPECGSEVVKIPDEVAVRCMGLSCPAQIRESIIHFASRNAMDMEGLGEKYIEQLLRLGLVGNVADLYILGRDDFMKFDRMGDKLAENLLNAIEASKKRELSRFIFALGIRHVGEHTAKLLATAFGSIDNLARATDEELLSIREIGPQVARSITTFFHNEGNREAIRRMIAAGVEPTVEEKKVGGKFTGKTFVFTGALTRFSRSEAQKMVENEGGHAAGSVSKKTDFVVAGAEAGSKLEKARQLGVTVLTEDQFLEMMGGEQ; encoded by the coding sequence ATGGACAAGCCCGCCGCCGTGCGGCGCATCGCCGAGCTTCGCGCCGAAATAAGGCGCCACGACCACCTCTACTACGTCCTCGACCGCCCGGAACTCACCGACGCGGAATACGACCTTATCTATCGCGAACTGGTTAAGCTGGAGGCGGAATTCCCCGACCTCGTCACCACCGACTCCCCCACCCAGCGGGTGGGCGGGGCGCCCCTGGACAAGTTCGAGCAGGTAACCCACCGCATCCCCATGCTCTCCCTGGAGAATGCCTTCACCGACGGCGACATCGCCGAGTTCGACGACCGGGTGAAGCGCTTTCTCGGGCTTTCGGGAGCAGAGGAAATCTCCTATGTCTGCGAACCGAAGCTGGACGGGCTCGCGGTGGAACTGATCTACGAGAACGGCACACTCACCGTGGGCTCCACAAGGGGCGACGGGGTCGTGGGGGAAAACGTCACCCAGAACCTGAAAACCGTAAAGAGCATCCCCCTGCGGCTCGAAGGGGACAATCCTCCGGAGCTCCTGGAGGTGCGGGGCGAGGTATTTCTCCCCCTGGCGGCCTTCCAGAGGCTGAACGCCCAGCGGGAGGAGGAGGGTGAGCCCCCCTTCGCCAACCCCCGCAATGCGGCGGCGGGCTCCCTCCGGCAACTGGACTCGCGCATCACGGCCCGGCGCCCCCTCGCCATGTTCTGCTACGCGCCGGGAGAGCTTCGGGGCGTCGATTTCGATAGTCAATGGGAGTTCCTCTCCGCCCTCCGGCAGCAAGGTCTGCCGGTAACCTCACTGACCCGGCAGGTGACGGGGGTTGCCGGGGTCCTCGCCTACTACCGCGAGATGACCGAACAGCGCGACACCCTCCCCTTCGAGATCGACGGTGTCGTGGTGAAGGTGGACTCCTTCCCTCTCCAGCGGGAGCTGGGTGAAAAGAGCCGCTCCCCCCGCTGGGCCGTGGCGGTGAAGTTCCCCCCCCGCCAGGCGGTGACGGTCATTGAGGATGTCGTCCCCTCCGTGGGGCGCACCGGGGTCATCACCCCCACGGCGAACCTGCGCCCCGTGGAGGTCTCCGGCGTCACGGTCTCCCGGGCCACCCTCCACAACTGGGAGGAGATGGAGCGCAAGGACATCCGCATCGGCGACACGGTGGTGATCGAGCGGGCCGGCGACGTGATCCCGGCGGTGGTGCGGGTGCTCACCGAGAAGCGCACGGGGAGCGAGCGGTTCCTCCCCATTCCCGCCGCCTGCCCCGAGTGCGGCTCCGAGGTGGTGAAAATCCCCGACGAGGTGGCGGTCCGCTGCATGGGGCTCTCCTGCCCGGCCCAGATCCGGGAGTCCATCATCCACTTCGCCTCCCGCAACGCCATGGACATGGAGGGGCTCGGCGAAAAGTACATCGAGCAGCTCCTGCGGCTGGGGCTCGTGGGGAACGTGGCCGACCTCTACATCCTCGGCAGGGATGACTTCATGAAGTTCGACCGGATGGGGGACAAGCTGGCGGAAAACCTCCTGAACGCCATCGAGGCCAGCAAGAAACGGGAACTCTCCCGCTTCATCTTCGCCCTCGGCATCCGCCACGTGGGGGAGCACACCGCTAAGCTCCTGGCCACGGCCTTCGGGAGCATCGACAACCTGGCCCGGGCCACGGACGAAGAACTCCTCTCCATCCGGGAGATCGGCCCCCAGGTGGCCCGGAGCATCACCACCTTTTTCCACAACGAGGGGAACCGGGAGGCCATCCGGCGGATGATTGCGGCCGGGGTGGAGCCGACGGTTGAAGAAAAAAAGGTGGGGGGGAAGTTCACGGGGAAGACCTTCGTCTTCACCGGGGCCCTCACCCGCTTCAGCCGGAGCGAGGCCCAGAAGATGGTGGAGAACGAGGGGGGCCACGCGGCCGGATCGGTGTCGAAAAAGACCGACTTCGTGGTGGCCGGGGCCGAGGCGGGGAGCAAGCTGGAGAAGGCCCGTCAGCTTGGGGTGACGGTCCTCACGGAAGATCAGTTCCTGGAAATGATGGGGGGAGAACAATGA
- a CDS encoding OmpA family protein, giving the protein MATNLMEQLNGMFTGDIAGQIGQFLGEGTTAVQKGVPAALAALVGGVASKGTTMGGAAQLLDLVRSGGFGENTLTGMGASLAGGEATKGLLEKGTALVGTILGDKAGGVADWLSSLSGMGKGGARSLLGLLAPFVIGLIGREAEEKDLGPVGLSGLLAGQGTFLQQAAPAGLAGLLGLSGFSGLGGGAVPAALFSGPMSKVVWILAGIAVAFVMYTLPQRCSMKAPSVQPPAAEMPAVKIDPKLGAFGDVTLPDGVTLNIPEFGIERKLLAFIQDAGRVVDRTTWFTFDRLQFETGSAALKPSSQEQLGNIAAILKAYPQVAIKVGGYTDNVGDPQANLKLSRDRAANTMQELVKLGTDPARLESEGYGEEHPVADNATEDGRQQNRRIDVRVTKK; this is encoded by the coding sequence ATGGCGACGAACCTTATGGAGCAGCTAAACGGTATGTTTACCGGCGATATTGCCGGTCAGATCGGCCAGTTTCTCGGAGAGGGGACGACGGCCGTCCAGAAGGGGGTGCCGGCGGCACTTGCGGCGCTGGTGGGTGGTGTGGCCTCAAAGGGGACAACCATGGGGGGCGCCGCGCAACTTCTCGATCTCGTCCGCTCCGGCGGGTTCGGGGAGAACACCCTGACGGGGATGGGGGCATCTCTGGCAGGGGGCGAAGCGACCAAAGGGCTCCTGGAAAAAGGCACCGCCCTTGTGGGGACGATCCTCGGCGACAAGGCAGGCGGGGTCGCTGACTGGCTCTCGTCCCTGAGCGGCATGGGAAAGGGGGGCGCCCGGTCGCTGCTCGGCCTCCTGGCCCCCTTCGTCATTGGGCTTATCGGCAGGGAGGCCGAGGAGAAGGACTTGGGGCCGGTGGGGCTCTCGGGGCTTCTTGCCGGCCAGGGGACGTTCCTCCAGCAGGCCGCCCCGGCGGGTCTGGCGGGCCTCTTGGGCCTCTCCGGCTTTTCCGGGCTGGGGGGCGGTGCCGTTCCGGCCGCGCTATTCTCCGGCCCCATGTCCAAGGTTGTCTGGATTCTGGCAGGTATTGCCGTAGCCTTCGTCATGTACACTCTGCCCCAGCGTTGCTCCATGAAGGCTCCGTCGGTCCAGCCTCCGGCGGCGGAGATGCCGGCCGTCAAGATCGACCCGAAACTGGGGGCATTCGGTGACGTGACGCTTCCCGACGGCGTCACCCTGAACATCCCCGAATTCGGCATCGAGCGGAAGCTCCTGGCCTTCATTCAGGATGCTGGAAGAGTCGTTGACCGGACTACGTGGTTCACCTTCGACCGGCTCCAGTTCGAGACCGGCAGCGCCGCGCTGAAGCCCTCGTCCCAGGAGCAGCTCGGCAATATTGCTGCTATTCTCAAGGCTTACCCGCAGGTGGCCATCAAGGTCGGCGGCTACACCGATAATGTGGGTGACCCCCAGGCGAACCTGAAGCTCTCCAGGGACCGTGCCGCCAACACCATGCAGGAACTGGTGAAGCTCGGAACCGATCCAGCCCGTCTCGAATCCGAAGGGTACGGTGAGGAGCATCCCGTTGCCGACAACGCCACGGAGGATGGTCGGCAGCAGAACAGAAGGATCGACGTCCGGGTGACGAAGAAATAA
- a CDS encoding neutral zinc metallopeptidase — protein MRWSDGRRSDNVEDRRGMTVGRKVVGGGIGTIILALVAMYFGIDPSVVLQQGGSPLTAPTQTEQAGKPPANDELAQFVSVVLADTEDTWHEIFKKNNKNYQEPKLVLFTGAVESACGYAQAAMGPFYCPMDQKVYIDLSFYRDLKERHQAPGDFAQAYVIAHEVGHHVQSLLGISEKVHNLQQRAGKAEANQLSVRLELQADCLAGIWAHHANRSRQVLETGDVEEALQAATSIGDDRLQQQAQGYVVPESFTHGSSEQRVRWFSTGLDNGSFGACNTFGAGTL, from the coding sequence ATGCGATGGAGTGACGGGCGAAGAAGCGATAACGTGGAAGACCGCCGGGGGATGACGGTGGGACGGAAGGTTGTGGGTGGCGGCATCGGCACGATCATCCTCGCGCTGGTCGCCATGTATTTCGGCATCGACCCGTCGGTGGTGCTGCAGCAGGGGGGCTCTCCCCTTACGGCGCCGACCCAGACGGAACAGGCCGGAAAGCCTCCCGCCAACGACGAGCTGGCCCAGTTCGTCTCGGTGGTCTTGGCGGACACCGAGGATACCTGGCACGAGATATTCAAAAAAAACAACAAGAACTACCAGGAGCCGAAGCTGGTCCTCTTCACAGGTGCCGTGGAGTCGGCCTGCGGCTATGCCCAGGCCGCCATGGGCCCCTTCTACTGCCCCATGGACCAGAAGGTCTACATCGATCTCAGTTTCTACCGGGACCTGAAGGAGCGCCACCAGGCGCCGGGGGATTTTGCCCAGGCTTACGTCATCGCCCATGAGGTGGGGCATCACGTGCAGTCGCTTCTTGGTATATCCGAGAAGGTGCACAACCTTCAACAGCGGGCCGGCAAGGCCGAGGCGAACCAGCTCTCGGTGCGGCTTGAGCTTCAGGCCGACTGTCTGGCTGGTATCTGGGCCCATCATGCCAACCGGAGCCGGCAGGTTCTCGAAACCGGTGACGTGGAGGAGGCACTCCAGGCGGCAACCAGCATCGGCGATGACCGCCTCCAGCAGCAGGCCCAGGGGTACGTCGTACCCGAAAGCTTCACCCATGGCAGCTCCGAGCAGCGGGTCCGCTGGTTCTCGACCGGCCTCGACAACGGCAGCTTCGGGGCGTGCAATACTTTTGGGGCCGGAACGTTGTAA
- a CDS encoding SGNH/GDSL hydrolase family protein yields MQLTHLVVLGFMLSLFIPHDATAKPFTAMYVIGDSLSDQGNLFNATETLTGLGLPAADHYYQGRFSNGEVCAGFLAERMGLGLAATAIGGTNYAYGGARTEYNVVENPPTEGGFLPGLYPWTLDLERQAFAADGVNDPRGLYVLFSGSNDLADLIGFALVSGFDAAGAAVDGVVQGAEEIIEAYVAAGARDILVPNVPDMGLVPHVAGMDPLPGMPADSTLVSDTATALSVRYNTALDEMLMQFNGVNIIRFDTFSLVRKMANNPAAYGLTNVTAPCYTGFVDPARPNDTVCSTPETYLFWDYEHPTTTVHALLAERMLAALANGLLRDFAREVGSMDLDRSEADSLRTVIANARNLLADGKEQNDGAVLVLLHAFTVKVEALRGILIPAEEADALLARARQITELVEAMERS; encoded by the coding sequence ATGCAACTGACGCACCTTGTCGTGCTGGGGTTCATGCTGTCGCTGTTCATCCCGCACGATGCAACGGCGAAGCCTTTCACTGCCATGTACGTGATCGGCGACAGCCTTTCCGACCAGGGGAATCTCTTTAATGCTACGGAGACCCTGACCGGCTTGGGGCTCCCTGCCGCTGACCATTACTACCAGGGACGCTTTTCCAATGGAGAGGTTTGTGCGGGGTTCCTGGCGGAGAGGATGGGGCTCGGCCTCGCCGCAACGGCGATTGGGGGCACCAACTATGCCTATGGGGGAGCCCGGACCGAGTACAATGTTGTCGAAAATCCCCCCACGGAGGGTGGTTTTCTCCCGGGCCTCTATCCCTGGACCCTCGATCTTGAACGGCAGGCCTTTGCCGCCGACGGGGTTAATGATCCCCGTGGACTGTATGTGCTCTTTTCCGGCAGCAACGATTTGGCGGACCTGATCGGCTTTGCCCTGGTATCCGGTTTTGATGCGGCCGGCGCCGCCGTCGACGGGGTGGTCCAGGGGGCGGAAGAGATCATAGAGGCTTACGTGGCCGCCGGGGCGCGGGATATTCTCGTTCCCAACGTGCCGGATATGGGGCTTGTTCCCCACGTAGCCGGCATGGATCCCCTGCCGGGAATGCCGGCCGATTCGACCCTGGTGTCCGATACCGCCACCGCCCTTTCGGTCCGCTACAACACGGCTCTTGACGAGATGTTGATGCAGTTTAACGGCGTGAACATCATCCGCTTCGATACATTTTCCCTAGTACGGAAAATGGCGAACAATCCGGCAGCCTATGGACTGACCAACGTGACTGCTCCCTGCTATACGGGGTTTGTGGACCCAGCGCGGCCGAACGACACGGTCTGCTCCACGCCGGAGACCTATCTCTTCTGGGACTATGAACATCCTACCACCACCGTCCATGCCCTCCTGGCCGAACGGATGCTGGCCGCCCTTGCGAACGGCCTATTGCGCGACTTTGCCCGTGAAGTGGGGAGTATGGATTTGGACCGGAGCGAAGCTGATTCGCTCCGGACGGTGATTGCCAACGCGAGGAACTTGCTTGCGGACGGAAAAGAGCAGAATGACGGCGCCGTCCTGGTGCTCCTCCACGCCTTTACCGTGAAGGTGGAGGCGTTGCGCGGGATTCTGATTCCCGCAGAGGAGGCCGATGCGCTGCTGGCGCGGGCGCGGCAGATCACCGAGTTGGTGGAGGCCATGGAGAGATCGTAG